The following DNA comes from Miscanthus floridulus cultivar M001 chromosome 5, ASM1932011v1, whole genome shotgun sequence.
ACTTCACTGTCATCACCATGAATGCGGGCTATACCTCTAACCTGAACGCGAACTTACTCGTGCTTGCCTCGGGCCAGACCGTGGATGCGCTCATGACCACCAGTACTGATGGGGAGCTAGTACATGGAGGTGCTGGTGCACACACCATCGAGCTAGGGCTCAGCCAGCTGCCTTGCGACCCGTCACAGATGAGGTGCAATGGGACCACCACCGCCGTGGTGACGAACGACATCTGCTCATTCCCCCTCATGTACCCTAAGACATCTCTCCGAGGGGCACACGTGAACGACGTGACGGGCTCTTCACGACCTACTTCTCGGATGGCTCGCCGCCAAGTGACATGGCGATTGCACTGGGGACCAAGTTGAAGAGGTTTAACTAAGCTACAATTTGGTTCTCCCTTTGCTTTGTTCTTTATACTTGTGTTTACTTTCATTGCTTTTAGGTCTTGTTAAGTGACAACTAGGATTCATGCTAGTGTGTGCTTAGCATGGGTTTCATTCTTGTTCTTAAGGACCTTAATCTTAGTGTGaaactttgctaaggacatggttaGCTTGTTGGCCCTAAGAACTTTCTTAATCAATTTGCTTTGTAGAAGAACTTAGGCGCTAAGAAGGTTGGGGGTTTAGTTTTTGCATAGGCTAAGGTTTATTTCTTTAACATTTAGAGCCCAATTCAAGTCCCCCTCTTTGGCCATAATGTTCATACACCAATCAAGGAAACTGTTACCTCTCTTATACTGACATGTCCTAGGCCGTACGGTTTATTTCGTATATTCCAGTCCAAACAATACTGGTTGTAAGGAGGTGGGGGTACGAGAAGAACATGTGGTGTTGGAGTTTTCCTTTGGACTAATTTTTATGTAATTTTGTTGACCAAGGGAATAGAATCTTCTACATATATAAACGTCTATAAATAGCGGCACATTTGTGGCACCTATCAGGAACTAACATACAACATAGGAAACTGGGAAACATGGGATTCTGTATTCCATCGCGTGCCCCGGTGGCTTCAGCGCTCCTGCTTTACCTTTTCTTGCCTTTACTACTGGGGGCACATGGAGGATCCCGTAGGGTAAGCATGCATGCCCGATGCATTGCTAACAGCTTTGTAAGAAGCTTCCAAAATCCAAACTCTAATCAACAATCTTTGTAGCTATATATTGTATACCTAGGCGATGTGAAACATGGACACCCCAACGATGTCATCGCTTCGCACCATGATCTACTCAGCGATGTTCTTGGAAGGTACGTACGTGTCCTCCTCTTAAAGTAGTGAAGCCATGTTACTTGCTGATTCTTCATTTAAGACGACTGATCCTGATGAATGATGTGCAAATTCATGGTTGATCGTGTCCCGTTATTTCCTCTTCCAGTATGGAGGATTCATTGGCTTCCATGGTTTACAACTACAAGCATGGCTTCTCAGGCTTCGCAGCGATGCTCACGGAAGACCATGCTGATCAGCTTGGAGGCCAGTCCTTTCAGTCTTTTTGCTCAAACTGGAATTCGCCGTCTCACTTGCTCTTAAGCCACGAAACCAACCAAAATCGCTTTTGGTTAAATCGGTTAACTTGGTTAAAGACAATACAAATTATTCCTCCACGAGTAATAATTCAATACTAAATTTGCATGGGAACCACCAAACAAGGAATGCATCCTACAACTTTCCCAAAAGCAAAAATTGAAAGCAACTAGGAATACTTGCAATAACCGGAAGAGtctcatagaaatatatatataatatgttaaaTAAGCAAATTGATAGAACATAATCGCAAACAGTTTCATGCTGGTCGATGATGATGGGGTTGCGCACGGCGTCCATGTGCATGTTCTCGACGGAGTCGGAGCCGGAGCTGCCCTTCCACGTCTTGATCCGGACGGCGTTGTCCGAGTGCCAGATCACCGCGTAGTTCACCGTTGGCCACGCACGCCCGCGTGCCCTGCTCGCCCAGGCTCCCGATGCTCATGCCGTGGCCGACCACCGGGGCCGCAGGGAGGTGACGTTCTCGGTGTGCATGTTGAGGGTGCCGGCGCCGATGGTGACACACAGTCGTCGGAGTTGGAGACGGCGGTGTTGCTGATGAGGACGTCCTGGGCGTTCTCGACGTGGATGCCGTCGGTGTGGGGGCACAGCGTCGGGGAGCTAATGGACAGGCCGCTGACGAGCACGCCGCGGCAGGTGTCGAACTGGACTGGGCTGTTCTTCACCTTGAGGCCTTGCACTTGCACCGTCACGTTGTTGGCCATGACCCATGAAAGACCTCAGCGCCTGATTATGGATAGGGCAGAGATCAACGTCAGCCCGTCGGATTTTTTTAACCGGtttcaaggattttttttttctcaccaTTACTTACTCTTCACTTGATCACTTCATTACTGTAGCTGAACATTTGTCAGTGCACCGTTAAAGTAACCATACTTTTTGTGGCTTCTAAATTAACTCTGCAGAGCTTCCTGAAGTCATCAGTGTCCATCTAAGCAGAAGCTGTAGAGTGACAACCACTCGTAGCTGGGACTTCCTTGGGATGAACTACCAAATGCCCAGTGGACTACTCCATAGAAGCAGATACGGAGAGGACATAATCATTGGGGTCGTCGACGCCGGTTAGTGACCAATCACAATCATGATCCATGAATTGATTCCATACTGCAAACACATGTCTTTTGGCGACCTGTCTAGTGCAAGTCCAAGGTCCACCAACACACCCCGCTGTCCCCTCAGGTATCTGGCCAGAGTCGAAAAGCTTCAGCGACCAAGGCTACGGGCCAGTGCCTTCACGATGGAAAGGCGTGTGCCAAGTCGGGGTGGCCTGGGACCGCAGCAACTGCAACCGCAAGATCATCGGCGCGCGGTTCTACAGCGCCGACGTGCCCGAAGAGATACTGAAGATCGACTACCTGTCGCCCCGGGGCATCAACACCCACGGCACGCACACGGCCTCCACCGCGGCAGGCTTGGTCGTTGAGGCGGCCAGCTTCCACGGGCTCGCCGCGGGCGCTGCGCGTGGCGGCGCGCCCCGCGCCCGCATTGCCATGTACAAGTCCTTTTGGGGAGAAATCGGGTTTGGCAACAGTGCAGGCCTGCTCGCGGCCATCGACGACGCCATCCATGACGGGGTGGACGTGCTCTCGCTGTCGCTCGCTGTTCCCGAGGAGAATTCGTTCGGCGCCCTGCATGCCGTCCAAATGGGGATCACCGTCGTGTACGCGGCCGGGAACGACGGGCCTAGTCCGCAGACGCTTGAGAACACGGCTCCGTGGGTCATCACAGTAGCCGCGAGCAAGACTGATCGCTCGTTCCCGACGGTTATCACGCTGGGAAACAAGCAACAGATAACGGTATGAATTGTTTGAATACATACAAATGCCGACTCTGAAGAATCACAAGGCCGCCATGATTTTGTTTACATAGAAGCAATGAAGCATATGTTACTGATCTAGAGTATAAATACAACTCTTGCCTATTTTTCAGGGACAATCTCTCTATTACCAAGGGAAGAACTCAAACTCATCCAGGAGCAGTTTCAGAAGTCTTGCCAATGGAGACCAGTATGCAAAGCCATTAATTTTACTTTATTTTCTGCAaatgctccaaaaattctgaaattgaCAGCAACTTTTTAACTTAATTTGTGCCTTCTCTTAGATGCACGCAAGATGATTTGAACGGTACTGATATTAAAGGGAAAATCGTGCTTTGCGCAACGCAACATTCACCAACGACGTTTGGCCCATTCACGTATTTCTCAGTCGCGAGGCAAAGCATCGTGAAAGGAGGAGGAACTGGACTTATTTTTGTTCAATACACGACTGACGGTCTGGAAGACTTGGGTGACTTTCCCTTTCCATGGGTTCTTGTGGACATTGACACTGGTAAAAAGATCAAAAAGTATATCGACTCCGCCAGGTACACCACTTCCTGGATCCTCATTAGCACGTACAACAATGCACATAACAAGCTAGATCAATTCTTTCTCTATCATGAGCTGAGCCTTTCTCCGGTAAATTTCTGGTCGTTTCAAGCAGCTCACCGGTGGCGAAGATTGAACCAGCCCGCACCAGTACAGGTGCCCTGCTAGCCCCAAAAGTGGCATCGTTCTCCTCCAGAGGTCCATCACCCGACTACGCTGATATTATCAAGGTACATAGAGTCAAATGTTGCGTCTAACAGTCTGTAGGCGCAAACATGCCATCACCTGTTGTCTCACAGCAGCCTTTGCTTCCTCCACAGCCTGACATAGCTGCACCTGGAGCCAACATCCTAGCAGCAACAGAAAATTCTTACGGGATTATGTCAGGGACATCAATGGCTACCCCACATGTAGCTGGCATCATCGCGCTGTTGAAAGCTCTGCATCCAAACTGGTCTCCTGCTGCATTGAAATCTGCAATCATCACCACTGGTAATAAAACCAAACACCGCTTTAGAAGATGATTTGACTTCTGAAGCCATGATTAGTTTACTAGGCAATACGTTACATGTATTTACCTCTATTTCATTTTGAATGCTGAAGCATCTGTAACTGATGAAGATGGCATGCCAATACTGGCTGAAGGATTGCCTCGAAAGATTGCCGACCCATTTGACTATGGAGGTGGGCACATCAACCCTAACAGAGCCGCAGATCCTGGACTGATTTATGACATCAATCCAAAAGATTACAACTACTTCTTTGATTGCACCATCAAAACATCTGTTAGCTGCAATGCAACATCGACACCTGGGTATCTCTTGAACCTACCATCCATCTCAGCTCCAGATCTAAGGTATCCAGTTACCATGTGGAGAACTGTCACAAATGTAGGCGAGGTCAATGCAGTGTACCATGTTGCAATTGAGAACCCGGCTGGAATCAAGATCGAAGTTGAGCCATCTGTTCTTGTGTTCAATGCTGCAAAAAAAGTTCACACATTTCAAGTCAAGCTATCACCTCTGCGAAGGTTACAAGGGGATTATACATTTGGAAGCCTTACTTGGTACAATAACCAAAAGAAGGTCAGGATTCCAATAGCAGCCCGGATCACGATGTATGATTTATTTGCAGATGTTGCATAACTACGGTGGACCATTTATCCTGCATGGCAGCGCTCATTATCAGAGTTTTTTAGCACTATCCAAAAAAATTAAGAAAATAAGACATGACAATTGTCAAGTTTCATCGTGGCTTGTATTTATTTTGCTTGTAGCCAAATAGGCTATGCGTTGTCTAGATCTGTTTGTTATGTTATATACAACTATGATAACTATGTCAACTTCCTTTTGTTGCTGTACTTTTCGGTTGCTACTTCAATAAATCTCTATCTCTATATACTAAAGTAAATAGTATTTCTTTTTTGTCCAAAAATTGATGGTAAAGAAGTACGATTGGTCACAATTGTGCAATAGGCAAGGTGCACCCATCGCAAGCGAGTGGTAGAACAGCTCATTAATCCGATCGCACGTGGCACCTCCTCCTCACCACCAATTAATCGGATATGGAATTGACAAGGTAAAACTAGAGATCCCTTAGCCCACATCGTTGCTACCGAAAAAAGATATGTGTTTGCACCCACTTTCTTCCCCTCTCGTCTCTTCTCCATTTTGCAAGTGCTTTTCCTAAGAGCGGCAATGCTACATGTATTTACCTCTGTTTCGTTTTGCATGCTGAAGCATCTGTAATTGATGAAGATGGCATGCCGATACTGGCTGAAGGATTGCCTCGAAAAATTGCCGACCCATTTGACTATGGAGGTGGGCACATCAACCCTAACAGAGCAGCAGATCCTGGTCTAATTTATGACATCAATCCAAAAGACTACAACTACTTCCTTGATTGCACCACCAAAACATCCGTTAACTGCAATGCAACATCGATACCTGGGTATTTTTTGAACCTGCCATCCATCTCAGCTCCAGATCTGAGGTATCCAGTTACTGTGTGGAGAACTGTCACAAATGTAGGCGAGGTCAATGTAGTGTACCATGTTGCAATTCAGAACCCGTCTGGAATCAAGATCGAAGTTGAGCCATCTATTCTTGTGTTCAATGCTACAAACAAAGTCCACACTTTTCAGGTCAAGCTATCACCTATGCGGAGGTTACAAGGAGATTATACATTTGGAAGCCTTACTTGGTACAATAACCAACAGACGGTTCGAATTCCAACAGCGGCCCGGATCACGGTGTATGATTTCTTTGCAGATGTTGCATAGCTGTGGCGAACCATTTATCCTGCATGGTAGCGTTCATTATCATAGTTTTCTTAGTACCGTAAAAAAATTAAGAAAATAAGACATGGCCAATGTCGTGTTTCACCGTGGCTTGTATTTATTTTACTTGTAGCCAAATAGGTTATGCATTGTCAAGAtctatttgttatatatataacaacTCTGATAACTATGTCAGCTTCCTTTTGTGCTGTACTTTTCAATTGCTAAACTAGAAGGATACCTTGTACATTGTTGTGGGATTATCATAGCATAAAACCGTTGCATGTATAAACTAAATCCACATGATCTCACGTTCATTCTTATTAAAACTAGATAAGGCATGGTTTTTGCAGATGCAATGTTTTTTCTTATTACTTTCATTTATTTCTTCTTATTattcttgttttctttttatttcattTACCTTTTCTATTTACATTGTTTtttatatttgtttttttcttttctcatttTCCCTTTCTTCTTGTTCATACTTTTCCTTTTTCCTTATTGTTTTTTCTCTATTCATTACTTTTATATCAAGTGTCCTGTTATCTTGCTCTAACTTTTCTATTGTTTCCTAGCATGTGATTTTTTTTACATCATTAATTTTATTGGGACTTACATGTATATCATTATTTTTATTGTGAGATGTTTTCTTGTGAagaaagaatattttttattttaacattGTTCATTTTTTATGAAGAAATACCATTCCTTAAATTGGTCGCGTATTATCCACGAGGTGATCCAAGTGTACTTTTATTATTTTTCCCAAGGTGTCCATAAGATCCCATAGTGTATTTTATATCATTCATATTGTAACATAGATTGTTCCACGATGTATTTTGGATCCTTCTCTTAGTATTGATGGAATGCTTTATGGTGTATTTTGTGATATTTTTATAGTATCAATAATATGTTTTTGACATATTTTGGATTGTTCATTTAGTATTCATGGATTTCTCTATCCTACATTTTAGGTTACCTATGATAAGTTTAACGATGTACTTTCTATTATTTTATTTTCCTTTACTCTTGTGTCTTCACGgcattaataaatctatcaacctCTCACAGGTAAGATGGATCAAGTCTTGATAAATTGTACATACATGCTCAGATGCTCTCTACATCTTAAACTATAAAATTCCATAAGGATCTACATAATAATTTAATGCAGCTGTAAATAGATTTAAATATATACATAGACATTTATTTAAAGAAAAATGTTCACACTGTCTTTGCTCAATAAAAGGTTACAATAATACATAgttatgattaaattattaaaatATTCACTCAATTTTCTCAAAAGAACATTCTATATGACCAGATATTCACTAACATAAATTAACATACAGGTATGACTAATTAATTAATATATTTTCAACAAACCAACAAATTCACTGTCTAGATCAAAATCTAAATATTTTCTATGCATGGATGGGGTGCTAGGATCCATATATTACGAAATTAATGATTTATAGTGGAAGAAACATGTGAAGCTACCTAATACATCAATTTTAAGACACAAACTATAGCTAATACGGTATTAAAATACTCAAACAACATGCATTCTCTctgtcggggttatgatacccTGGGTATCTCAAGACACCGATTAGTTTGCCGCTCGGGCGGCCCACGTTGGCTCAGCTGGCAGAGGGCCGACAACCGCGGTTCACCGAAGCTACAAAGGCCCTAGGCCAAACACTAAGGCGAGTGGTCGACCATGACCTCTCCTTTCTCCTTCCGCTACATGCCACACAGCACCGCACGACCTCTCCCCCGTCTCGAGCCTTGGAAACGAACAAGGAGAGGTAGAGCTCCACCAAGTAAGCTAGCCCTGACAGGGGCAGGCACGCTCCACTCACTCCGCTAGGACTGATGGGACATCTATCCCCTCAGTCAGGACTGATGCCATCCCTACGCCACACTGCgcggacaagacaacaccgctaTGCAGTGACGACCAATACGACATCCCACCGTCCATACTCAGCCTGACAAGATGGGCGTACGGCCCCACCCACTACGAGATGAGGCACACGACCCCGACCTTGACTTTCAAGGTCGGCCAAGCTATTGGGCACCTCGACCTCGTAGTCTAGTGTCAAGGCCACCGGGACCACGACCAGCAAAGGCGATCGACGACCAAGGAGCGGCTACCTACTCCCATACTGTCGCCACGACACCACTGGGAgatgatgacgaaggccacgatAGGCTCACATCGCACAGGACAGATTGGCAAACCACCACCATGCCAACATTGCTGTCATGACCGGCACTGTAGCATCACGCCACGCCATGCCACGACGTGGGAGCAAGACCACGACGATAAGCATACTAGAACATGTGCTGATGCCAAGACAAGATGGCCTTCCTTACAAGCAAGCTTACTAGTTTCTCCCTCCCTCAGACTCACGACCAGATATTCACTAACAAAAGCATGACCACGACCCGGACGCACACAGCCCGGGTCGCTTTAGGCCTAAACGACGACCCTCGGTTAAAGAGGACGTCCCATGACCGTGCAGCCACTCGGGAATGCGGCCGCAACCTGGCGATGGTCGGGAAATCGCAACCTAGCGAGCTAAGGTGTGATTAGGGGAAAGGCGCCCGAGCGGTTCAAGGGTCGAACTCTCCATCTTGCGAGGAGAAAAGTCGATGATCCACTCAAAAGTCGTGACCTTGGACTAACCTGCTCGACCCTGACCCAATGGCTCTGGGGCTCGTCGTGACCATAGAAAAAATCACAACATCCCAATAAAGAGTTTCTCTTTATTCATAATCAACAAGTGCGACCAACCCGCATATAGGACATAAACAGCCTGATACCACCGACATGGCGATATCGTTGAAAGCTCTAGAAGCCGTGATGCTAGAAGAAGGTTTACGCGATGTTCTCTTCCACCATTGCTGCAAGCATGATGGAAAAGGACACCTCACAAACCTTCTCGTAGCATCGCGACTCTCGAAGCACAAGACACATGGGGAGAGATGGGAGGTGTGATGGCTCAGGAAGCCCCTCAACGTTTGCCGGTGGGGTTTCAGGCACACCACCAGGGCATGCACATTGGGTCGTAGAGGCATGAAAGAACCATCATATGATGGGGTTGCCTGACCTCTAGAGCGTGACTGCACCACCGTCATACCCACCACAATGAGGATGGCATGGTGAAACCTTCCACGGCTAGCGACCACCTCGCGCACCCGAGCCGATAGGTCTCGGGGAACGAGGAGGTCCCATGGATACGGACCCGGTGGCCAAACCATCTCATCCCCTCCTGCTCGCAAGCCACCTTCTAGCACCAATTGTTGGATGAAGCATCGCCGACCTCCGGCCAACACAACTGACCCCTGGCAGTTCGCATCCTCAAAACTTTCACTATCTATTGTGAAGCACTCCCTCTCTCGAGCTCAACTTCTAAAGAAATCTAGAAGTAGCCAAAAGGCATGGATAAGAAAGGTTCAAATGGGAAGGAGGTCCCTATTTATAGGCCCAAGGACGGACTGTGCAGCCTGTGATCCCCAAGCCACGTGGTGAACGAATGGAGGTCATAGCCAATGTCAGAAGCTCACGTGAGGTCAGGGAAATCGAGATCCTCCAAAAGATGGAGCCGGTACAACATCGACAAGACCGCACGACTCTGTATGGATCTCGTACCCTTACACACAACACCCTGACATAGTCGGGCTCAGCAGAGCAGTCATGTACCTGACCGTTAAGGCAACTTGACGGGACGGGACGTAACgaccacctaccgcattgaacaTTCAAAACAGCAATGGGTCAAACTCTGAGCTCAAGACTACCATGACCTTAGATACAAGCGCACCACACACACAGACATCAGCATCTCCACGATTACTCTGAGATCACAAAgacgctcgagggctactgtcggggttatgataccccgggtatcttaagacaccgattagttagccGCTCGGGCTGCCCACACTGGCCCAACTAGCAAAGACCTAGCAACACGGTTCACCGAAGCAGCAAAGGTCCTAGGCCAAGCACTAAGGCGAGTGGTTGACCatgacctctcccttctccttccgcTGCACGCCACGCAGCACCGCACGATCTCTCCCCCGTCTTGACCCCTAGGAAGAAACAAAGAGAGGTCATGCTCCACCAAGTACGCCAGCCCTGATAGGAGCAGGCAAGCTCCAAGCTCAAGACAACCACGACCTTAGATACATGCACGAACATCAGCATCTCCACGATCACTCTGAGATCACGAAGACGCTCGAGGGCTACTATTGGGGTTATGATACCCTGGGTATCTTAAGACACAGATTAGTTAGCCACTCAGGCGGCCCACACTGGCCCAACTAGCAAAGAcccacactactacacaaaaacttaaccgaggcgTTTGGAAAAAGGCCTCTAAGACGGTTAGGCCGGTTGCCCGCCTCGGTCATTCATGGCAGGGCAGCCAGCctagcaaccgcctcggttaatgcttaaCCAAGGTTGGCAACTTAAcagaaccgcctcggttaatgcctattAACCGAGTTGGTTGACCTAACAAAATTGCCTCCTAAAAtcaattaaccgaggcgggcctcATCCAAAAATGCCTCCATTTTCAGAGGTGGGCCTCCTAAATGGCCCGCCTAAAAAAAGGCCTAAAGCCCAGCTGGGCCATTAGCTTAGCCATGTATATTAGGAGCACTTAGGTTTTCCAGTCGCACTTCTCTTTCCCCCTCCCCGCAGTCgctgttggcggtcactaacgatcGAATCCGACCACCAAATAATATCCAAAACAGGAGAATTAAACAAACTTTCAACACATATGCatatactattgacctagttccacttgtattggagaaaacatgttttgcaggactCATATTCGAATACAAGTGAAAACCAAGCAAAAAGGCGCAAAGCAGAAAGCGTAAAGCAGGGCATACACCAAGGAATCAAGCAAAGGCCTATCCAACCGCCAAATTTGGCCCGAGCACCGATGTAGAAGAGATCCAGGCCCAGCCAAGAGCCCATAAGAGCAAGGCGGTGGCGAAAGGGGCCATATAGGGTGCGGTCGCACCCTGGGTGCGCCAGCACCCCACCACCGCCTTCTCGGGTCCATGCTCCTCCAGCGGTTGCATGCCTCCATACATAGGCGGTTTTGGCCGGTTTCCTAATTTATCAGCGCCAAGCCAACCATGCTTCACTACATAAGAAGAGGAGCTCACCATTCAAACAcacaccatttggagctacacacctcccatctctctacttgtactctctTAGTTTTAGTAGTGgtatttggagctagcaaagctatcaaggagggcttggctccttggaagaagagtgacatcttggtatgaataatactatgaagagttcttccatagtcatgctctcatatcatttatatagtagtgcatatgacctagagtatagttgtcttgttataatcatgatatatgaattagcatatagtttgtgttttatgatcttaacatgttcaacttcatacttaatcattcatatggtttgtatgagtataagtagagctagggttgaggTGATGGTTCGTCGTTCCTTCAGGTTTGCCCATATTCTTccttgtcgatccatagggtcagaATTCTGGGGGAGGGGTATGGGTAGTTTCATTTTACACGGGCACGGTGCTCGGGTGCACAGGAACCTTCGGATGTGATGGTGCcccccggttgaggggtaggcggcaggtggtgatagccctatccgtcccttgtaatcccccacgttcgggtactgtgtaggagttttaaagtctctcaCGCTTATTGGTAGACCAGTGCTCGGAGATCTCCCCGTTCATCttaaacttagttctaactctaatcatataacttatatgatcgttaactgttctttgcacggctatattagaatACGCCGGCTCTATGTAGGAACATTTTTTATtctttgtgttttcctttatccatgaggttggctcagatgtgtgtccactatccttaaaataccgtttttacccctatcatgaactACTGGTTTACTAatacaagtatgtaatcttgttcatgctcgtgctagactcttataccttgccctcctttgagaaaatataaataacgataccctgaatacttccgggtgaaatgctacaatgatagatccgtgcgcttgcggatattttctataatcattaagaactatcatagttggtgtttcttggcggcgtcgctaaggttaactcaatcttagtgatggtgctgaGAAATACCAACAGgaatttctggcgccattgtcggtgatggacttaaaacctccacacttggtcattgcgctaagaaatgccaacaagcatttctagcgctgttGCCGGGGATGGACTTataacctccacacttggtgattgcgctaagaaatgccaacaatcgCGCAGCCGAGCGTCGTGCTCCTCCCTTCCGACTCGCGAGCCTAGCGGCgccctccactctctctctccctcgcacTCTCCCTCCTGAGCCCCTCTCCCTCTTGAGCACGGCGGCACATGCACCCTCTCCctcccgagcacggcggcgcaccTTCTACCTCCGAGCCCAGCGGCGTCCTTCTCCACCACAGTTGGTGGTGACGCAGGGATGCCAGATTCGGCCGGTGGCGGCACAGGGAGGCCGGATCTGACTGGTGGCGGCCCAGGGGGCGGATGCGCCATGGGCGGTGGATCTCCATCGGTGTCACATGTCCGCGCGACAGCTGTCCGGAGCAGCACCAGCGGCTACGACGCACGTGGAAACGACGAGCGGTGGCGCTTGGATGGGCCTGGCGGGCCTTGTCGATGGGCTCAGCGGGCTCCATCGACCGGCACTGTAGCATCACGCCACGCCATGCCGTGATGTGGGAGCAAGACCATGACGACGACCGTACCAGAACGTGCGCCGACGCCAGGACAAGACGACCTTCCTTTCAAGCCAAGCTTACTAGTTTCTCCCTCCTTCAGGCTCACGACCACTCGGTCGGGAGAACCACTCTCTGTATGTAACCTGGCCCcgggactctatataagggtggcCAGGCCTCCCATCCAGGGTGACGGACTCTCGAGACTTTATTCGGGCATCCGTTCTCCTCACTACTCCTATCTCTTTCCCTTAGCTTACATActctattgtaagaacttcagagcattcaaacgAGTAATATGCACTCGAACGATATCtgacactggacgtagggctccggcaCTCTCCTATACACAAACCATGAAAACATAAATCTAATTACGCCACAAATTATATAGGATTCATCCAAAAAGACATAGCATACGCATTAACTAACTTTTTTTAGCAACCTCCTTCA
Coding sequences within:
- the LOC136455269 gene encoding subtilisin-like protease SBT3.11, which encodes MPILAEGLPRKIADPFDYGGGHINPNRAADPGLIYDINPKDYNYFLDCTTKTSVNCNATSIPGYFLNLPSISAPDLRYPVTVWRTVTNVGEVNVVYHVAIQNPSGIKIEVEPSILVFNATNKVHTFQVKLSPMRRLQGDYTFGSLTWYNNQQTVRIPTAARITVYDFFADVA